Sequence from the Enhydrobacter sp. genome:
GCTACCACGCCGCCACCTATTCGATCGGCATGGGCGCGGCCCGCCTGTTCAGCCGCCAGGTCGATCTCGCCGGCCGCCGGAAGCTGCTCGATCTCGGCGGCGGCTCGGGCGCCTATTCCATCGTCGCCACCGCGACCTGGCCCGGCCTGAAGGCGATCGTGCTCGACCTGCCGCCGGTCGCCGTCGTGGCCGACGAGTACATCGCCGCCAACGGCGCCGGCGACCGCGTCTCCACCCTGGCCGGCGACTTCACCCGCACGCCCTTCCCGCCCGATGTCGACGTCGTGGTGATGGCGAGCAACCTGCCGCAATACGAGCCCGACCTGATCCGGCTGGTGGTCGGCAAGGCCTTCGCCGCGCTGGTGCCGGGCGGCGAGATGCACCTGATCGGCGAGACCCTGCACGACGACCGCCGCGGGCCGCTCTCGGCGGCGCTGTGGGGGCTGAACGAGGCGGTCTACGGCAGCACCGGCGTCGCCCACACCGAGGCCGAGGTGAAATCCTACCTGGCCGGCGCGGGCTTCGCCGACGTCGCCGTCCATGCCTTCGTGCCGGGCGTGCTGTCGAGGGTGACCGGCCGCAAGCCCGGCTGATCTGGCCGGTTGCGCCAACCCGGCCCTTCGACTATCTGTCGCCCTCCGGCCTCGCTCCCTTCGTCTAGAGGCCCAGGACGCGGCCCTCTCAAGGCTGAAACACGGGTTCGAATCCCGTAGGGAGCGCCAGCCGCCCTCGGGCGCCGCCGGCTGAATTGAAAAACGGGAAAATATTCCGACGCCCGCCCCACCGGCCGCACGCGGACCGGACCGCCGCCGCGCCGCCTCCCGAATTAAAAAACGGGAAAATATTCCGGCGCCCGCCCCACCGGTCGCACGCGGACCGGACCGCCGCCGCGCCGCCTCCTGAATTAAAAAACGGGAAAATATTCCGGCGCCCGTCCCACCGGCCGCGCGCGGACCGGATCGCCGCCGCGCTGCCTCCTGAATTAAAAAACGGGAAAATATTCTGGCGCCCGTGCCGCCGGTCGCGCGCCGACCCGGGGGCCGTCGCGCCGCCTCCCGAATTAAAAAAAGGGAAAATATTCGCCGGCCCGTCCCGGCGAGCGCCCGGCGTGTCCCGCTGTCCCACCCGGTTGGGACACGTCCGACGCCGATGCCACGAGGCTTTTGTCCGCGAGTGTCCCATGTCTCGCCACCCCCCGCCCCCTGGACACGCCGTGGGACACCGAGGTGGACACTTCCCGGGACACGCCCCGGGACAACGGACCCGGTCTGCCCCGGCGGGACCCGCGGATCGCGGCGCTTGACATCATCATACATATTCCCCACATACGTTCATACGGCCCGGCTTTCAATCCCGGGCCAGGAGTTCCGCCGCCGATGCTCGATCCCGATTCCGTTCCGCGCCCCATGACCGCGCCCGAGCTGCTCCAGGTGCGGGCGATGCCGGCGAAGACCCTGCTGCCGCCGCTGCTCGGCACGCAGACCCTGGCGCTGCTGCACGGCCCGCGCGGGCTGGGCAAGAGCTGGTTCGCCATGGCGCTGGCGCGCGCCGTCGCCGCCGGCGAGCCGATCCTGGGCTGGACGCCGCCCCAGCCCTGCCCGGTGCTCTATTTCGACGGCGAGATGACGGGGAACGACATGAAGACGCGGCTGGCGAGCCTCGGCCCGCCGCCGCCGCTGCTGCAATTCCTGGTCGCCGAGCTGAGCTCCGTCGCCCTGCCCGACTTCGCCTATCGCGACGGCCAGCAGATCCTGTGGGCGATGCTGAGCCGGCTGCGGCCACCGGCGCTGCTCGTGTTCGACAGCCTGGCGAGCCTGACCAGTTTCAGCACCAACGACCCCGACCGCTGGACCGAGCTGCAGCTCTTCCTGCTCCGCCTCCGGCGGATCGGCTTCGCCGTGCTGCTGATCCACCATTCCAACCGCAAGGGTTTCCAGCGTGGCACCAACCGGCGCGAGGACCTGCTCGACGTCGTCATCGGCCTGCGCCGGCCATCCGGCCATCGCGCGCGCGACGGCGCCCACTTCATCCTCGAGGTGGAGAAGGCGCGCAGCGTGCACGGCACCGCGCTCGACCCGATCGAGGCGCGGCTGGTGCGCGGGGCCGACGGCACGATGACGTGGGACTGGCGGACCGCCGCGCGCGGCAACCTCGAACGCTTCGCCGGGCTGCTGAAGCTCGGCCTCGGCGTCGGCCAGGCCGCGCGCGAACTCGGCCTGCCGCGGAGCACGGCCTATCGCATGAGGGAGACGGCGATGGAGGCGGGGTTGCTGGGCGACGCGAAGAGTGCGGCGCCTGACGGGTGAGGCACTTGTCACGATTGAGACGCATTCATTGGCAGTGCCGCATAGCGTCCCAAAGTCGCTCAAGAATCAAAACGGGCGGACTACTCATCCGCCCGTTGATCCCATTGCCGCAGCGCCGGGAAACATCTCACGAGACGAACTCTTATCGGGTTGTGAGTCTCGCAGCTACCAAGTCGATAACGGTTGTACTTTAGCGCCCGACCTGTTGCGGTCAAGCAAAAGATTGCAGTACAACTGAACGTTGCGACTGTAGGGGATCGCATGACTGAACCCATTGCCACCATTCCGGGACGCTATGATGACGGCGCGCGCCGCAAGGCCATCGACGCTGCGGTCGGCAAACGCCGCCACTCGACCCGATTTGCCAATCTTGGCGTTTTCACCGGCTATCGCATCGGCTTCGACATCGGCAATGGCAACATCGGCTGGTGCATCCTCTTCGAGCGCGGTCCGGTAGCGCACTTCCTGACGGCCGAAGCCATCGCCGACCACAATGCTGCGCTCGCTGTCGGATTGCCGAAGACCCAGCTTCCCAACCTCGACCTGTTCGTCCCGCTGGGCACACACAAATTCTCGGCCCGCGACAATGACGGCAAATCGTTGTCCAAGGTGCGCGCCAGCGCGCGTGCCCGACGTCGCACCCTCGACGCCCGACAATGGCGGCGGTGGCATCTGCGCGAACTGCTGGTGCAAAAGGGTCTACTCCCGGCAAGTGAGCCCGAGGGCAAGGAGGAACTCGAGCGAGACCCCGGACTGAAGGACAACAAAGGACGCCTCGAAAAGGCCGATGTGCTGCGTGTTCGCCTTCTCGAACCCGGCGTTGCATCCCATCAATATGATCTCGGTCGTGCCCTCTATGCCGCCCTCAAGCGACGAGGTTGGATGAAACCGGTGGGACGTGCCGGCGTCCGGGAAGACTCTACTTTCGGCAGCGGCGCCACGGCCAAGTACCGGCAGGTATTGGCGTCGTTCGGCTGCCGCACAGTGGGGCAGTTTCTAGATCGATGCCAAACCGACGCCCGAGCCGATGGCAATGCCATTCGCAAGCGGCACAAGCCGCTGACATGGCAGAAGACTCATGCCAAGGAGCAACCCAAGGAAGGCGCCGCGCCGAAGAGTTACGAGGTGTTTCCCTTCCTCTCCCCGACCTTCGAATTGATGTGGGAAGAAGCCGAAGCGCTGCGGGTCGCCCAGAAGAGCAAGGTACCGATTCCCGATGATGTCTGGGCCGACATCAAGCGCAAGGCTCAGTTCCGGCGGCTGCTCAAGCCCACCAAGCCCGGCCGTTGTCAGTTCTTGCGCAACGAATGGCGCTGCATTCGAGCTCTGCCGACCTTCCAAGAATTTCGCATCTTGCAACAAGTCGACAACCTTCGTGTCGGCGGCTCCGCTCTGAACGACAAGCAGTTCGCCTTGGCTGCGGACATACTGCGCGGCGTCGACAAGATTTCATTGAAAGAGTTGGCCAAGCGAATGGGGGAGCCACGTCTCGGCCGGCATGAAAAGGACGACGCCCGGACATTGGTCGGCGCGAGGACCGATATCGGTCTGGCCGACACCCTCGGCGCGGCATGGCAGACCATCGCGGACATCGCCGAGCGCGACCGATGGGTCATGCGTTTGCTTTCGAGAAAGACGATGGCCCTCGCCGACCGCGAGCCCGAACCCTGGACCGCGGACGACGAGTCCAAGCTGGAGGTCGACTGCGCCAAGACCTTCGGAATGGGCGCACTTCAGAAGGTTCGCGCCAACGCCAACATCTTCGAGGACAGCTTTGCCGATCTGTCCGTCAAGGCCGCCAAAATCCTGTCCGATGGCTTGCGGCAGCGCCTCGACCACGACACACGGATGAACCTCCTCGCCAAGGAAGAAGGTGCCGCGGTCGACGCCATCAGACTGTTCGAGCGGCTTCCCTACTATGGCGAAGTCATGCCCGACCTCGTGGTGGAGGCGGACCGCTTCGCTCCGCGCGAGCGCACCGCCCCCGAAGAGCTGGAGCATGGCCGCGCGCCAAACCCGGATGTCCATATCGTCCTGAATCGCTTGCGCAAGGTGACGAATGCCATCGTCGACATGATGGGCGGCATCCTGCCCACGAGTTGCACGGTGGAAGTCGCACGTGAAGCCCTATCGGAAGACGCCGCCGAGAAGCGCGACCAACAGATGCGCGCTCGGGAGAGATTGCGCGGTTCCATCGTCACGGACATTCAGCGCGCATTGGGCGAGAAGCCCCTTCCGGTCGGGCCACGGCTCGACAAACTGGTGGATCGCTGGATCGCGGCCATTCGGCAAGGATGGCGCGACTACGATGGCAATTCGATCGAGCGCAGCCTCCTTTGCGAAGGCACGACGTACCAGCTCGATCACGTCAGCCCGGCCGCCTTCGGTGAGTTCCAGCAGGGGAATCTCTTCGTCTCTCAATTCAATCAGCAGAAGGGAAGGCAGCTCCCGTGGCAGGCGTTCCCGGCCTTCAGAGCTGCATTACTCGCCTTCGCCCAATTCGGCCTGGAGAGTCAGCGCGACAGCCTGAAAGCGGTGCTCAAGCGATCGGGCGTTCGCGGCAGAGAGAGGTTGGAGAGGCGCGTCGCGCAGCTCGACGAGAGGTTGGCTTCCTACGATGTGCTGCGGCCAGCTGCGCGGCCGGACGTCCTTGTTCGCCTGCAACGGACCCAAACCAGCGAGATCGAACGCCTCCTCGAGCCGTCCGGCGGCGATGGCGAATTCAAGCGCGGCAAGGTGATGGCGTTTCGCCCTGGTGAGCAGGCGGCCTTGTTCAAGCGGTTGGGACCTGATGCGACCGTTCCAGAGGGCGACTTCGCGGCACGTGACGTCTCGAACATCGGATGGTCTTCCAAGTTGGCCATCCGCTACCTGACGCATCTCGGCGCCAACGTGGTTTCCGTCAAGCCATGGGCCGTGCATGCGCTGCGATGCATGTTCGATATCAACAAGGATCGACAGGACCTGCGCAATCACGCCATCGACGCTTTCCTGATTGCGCATTTCGACGAACGCGTGATGCGCCCTGCCTTTCAGAAACTCCGCGGTCAGCACTACGAAGATCTATACAACAGCGAGTTCCTGCGTGTTGCACTCGATGGCGTCTCGGCTTCGGATGGCGTGTTTCAGGCCCTGAAGGACAACCTGACGTCGCTGGATGCGACGCTGCGCTATATCGCCACCGCCCACAGACCCGATCACAAGTGGAATCCCGGCGACACTACCGGCGGCAGCTACGGATCGTTCGGCGGCGAGAATATCTACGCATTTCGACCTGACAAGACCGAAAGAGCACGGCTATCGGCCTTGGTTTGGAAGGCAAGTAAGTCCAAAAGCGATGAGCTTCTCTCCAAGGCCGAACTCCTGGAACTGATGGAGCGCGACGTTTCCAAACACAACGATCCAGACGGATCGAAGGTGAAGCGCGTCCTTCAGGAGAACGTAAAACTCCGATATCGGACGAGAGCCGATGGCCCTGGTCGTATAACGGGAGCCGCTCGCGACATCTCACAGACCATCGAATCGACGAAAAACACCTTCGTCAACATCGAAGCAAAGTTCGCAATTGCCGCACCGAGCGCCGACCATGGACGAGAGATCGTCGGGGTCGCCGACTTCTCTCAGCGAACAGACGTAGAGCGCCGTGCTATTTTTCCCCGGGACCGCTCGGTCTTTCGACCAGGGGATACCGTGTCCTTCCTGAAGGAAGGTTGCCTCGCTGCGTGGGTGGTGACCGCACTACGAGGCGATGGACGCGTCTCGCTGTTTCATGTCGATAGCACTCTCCGAGACAAAGAAGAGCGCGTCACGATTCCCGCGAAAGTTGGCAAGCAAAATCCTGTCCGAAAGATTCATAACGATGTCCTCGGTCAACGACTTCATCGGCGCCGAAAGAGTGCTGGAGATATCCAGCCGGTGCCATATCGCCTTTTCGGGAAATAGATTCGCAATCGAACGCCGCGACGACAATGCGCAGTTCGAGGTGCCGTGCGACGATGTTCTCGTGATCATGTTAGAGAGCGAACAATCGACCGTGACCTCTGCTGTCCTCGCCGCCTGCGCGGAGCGCGCAATTCCGGTCGTGGTCTGCCGCAAGCACCTGCCCGTCGGCATGTCGTTGCCACTGGACGCGAGTTGGAATGCCGCGGAGGTTAGACGCCTTCAATCTCATGCGCTGCGCGGCGAAGCCGCCGCCCGCCGCCTGTGGCGACGAACGGTCCGCGCCAAGATATTCGCGCAAGCCGGCGCCTTGGACATGATTGGCGCTGGCGCCGTAGCGCGGCTCAAGCGGCTCGCCGACTCCGTGCGACTCGACGGCGCCGAAACGGTCGAGGCACAAGCGGCCGCAATCTACTGGCGGGAGCTGCTCGTCGGCTTCGAACGCCAGAACGAAGGCGACCCCCGTAACGGGATTCTGAACTGGGGATACGCCGTCCTATTGGCCAGCATAGGCAGGGCTTTGACATCCCTCGGACTCGATCCAGCCCTCGGCTTCGGCCATTCGGGACAATCGAACTCCTGGGCGTTGGCTTGCGATCTCATGGAGCCTTATCGCCCCAGCATCGACCGCCTTGTCGCCGACGCCGGTCGGGGTGGCCTATTCAGCGATCCAAAAATCGTGAAGGCAAATATCCTCGCGCTGTTTGCGCTCGACGGTCCGGCGAAATCGCAGATCGTCGAAACTGTGCGTGGTTATCGGGAGTTCCTCGATCATGGAAACGAGTCCCGCGTCCCCTATCCAGACCGCCCGCTCGTCGCCTGAAGTTTCGGGGAGACCCCGCTTCATGTGGTCCATGGTCTTCTACGATCTGCCCGTGGGAACGGCGGCCGATCGGAAAATTTATGCTCGCTTCCACAAGCGTATCCGCAAGAGCGGATATGAGATGATGCAGTTTTCCGTCTATCGTAAGTTCGTCGGCACAGCGGATCGCGCAGAGCGTGAGTTGGAGCGTCTGACGCGGATCTGCCCCGAGAAAGGGGCGATCTCGGTGATGCAGGTAACGGAAAAGCAGATGGGACGCATGACCACGATGTGGAACGGTGAGAAACAAACCGAGAAACCACGTCCCGAACAACTCGTGCTTATCTGACTGATGACATGAATGCAGTTCGCCACGACCCAGAAAACTCAAGCCGGCCAATGGGTTGTGGCCGGCTTGAGGCTATCGACTTGGTAGCTGCGAGGTCAACCGGACCTGTTCGCATGGGTGGAACCCAACGTGTTCGAGGCTATCGACTTGGTAGCTGCGAGGTCAACCGGACTGCGATCATGGGCGCCTTGCACGGCAACCTGAGGCTATCGACTTGGTAGCTGCGAGGTCAACCGGACTCTATGGCGACAGGCCCG
This genomic interval carries:
- the cas1 gene encoding type II CRISPR-associated endonuclease Cas1; this encodes MSSVNDFIGAERVLEISSRCHIAFSGNRFAIERRDDNAQFEVPCDDVLVIMLESEQSTVTSAVLAACAERAIPVVVCRKHLPVGMSLPLDASWNAAEVRRLQSHALRGEAAARRLWRRTVRAKIFAQAGALDMIGAGAVARLKRLADSVRLDGAETVEAQAAAIYWRELLVGFERQNEGDPRNGILNWGYAVLLASIGRALTSLGLDPALGFGHSGQSNSWALACDLMEPYRPSIDRLVADAGRGGLFSDPKIVKANILALFALDGPAKSQIVETVRGYREFLDHGNESRVPYPDRPLVA
- a CDS encoding methyltransferase domain-containing protein, with translation MADDQRKTDGPRLDTTRLQKIAQAYWESAALMAAVELEIFTAIARGHDTIPTLAKAVDITERNAERLLTALVAMTLLERSGERFGNAADVQRFLVKDGERYAGPWILFTKPRWTAYGELSQRLRRREENRLGSYESFTVEDARRYHAATYSIGMGAARLFSRQVDLAGRRKLLDLGGGSGAYSIVATATWPGLKAIVLDLPPVAVVADEYIAANGAGDRVSTLAGDFTRTPFPPDVDVVVMASNLPQYEPDLIRLVVGKAFAALVPGGEMHLIGETLHDDRRGPLSAALWGLNEAVYGSTGVAHTEAEVKSYLAGAGFADVAVHAFVPGVLSRVTGRKPG
- a CDS encoding AAA family ATPase, with the protein product MLDPDSVPRPMTAPELLQVRAMPAKTLLPPLLGTQTLALLHGPRGLGKSWFAMALARAVAAGEPILGWTPPQPCPVLYFDGEMTGNDMKTRLASLGPPPPLLQFLVAELSSVALPDFAYRDGQQILWAMLSRLRPPALLVFDSLASLTSFSTNDPDRWTELQLFLLRLRRIGFAVLLIHHSNRKGFQRGTNRREDLLDVVIGLRRPSGHRARDGAHFILEVEKARSVHGTALDPIEARLVRGADGTMTWDWRTAARGNLERFAGLLKLGLGVGQAARELGLPRSTAYRMRETAMEAGLLGDAKSAAPDG
- the cas2 gene encoding CRISPR-associated endonuclease Cas2 encodes the protein MWSMVFYDLPVGTAADRKIYARFHKRIRKSGYEMMQFSVYRKFVGTADRAERELERLTRICPEKGAISVMQVTEKQMGRMTTMWNGEKQTEKPRPEQLVLI